CGTGCCGACCTGGTAAGTCTTCATGGTCCTATTCGTCCTCGAGCAGGCGGTTGCCGACGTTGAAGTTGGCGTGGCGGGGCCGCATCGCGATCAGGTTGATGGCCTGGTTGACCGCGTAGAGCACGTCGCTCTCGAACTGCGCGGTGGTGGCCTCCAGGGCGACCCGCGTCAGGCCGCGCTCC
The sequence above is drawn from the Candidatus Tanganyikabacteria bacterium genome and encodes:
- a CDS encoding late competence development ComFB family protein encodes the protein MRIKNYMENLVDDALAKILPTFPDACACDRCKLDMMALALNNLPPRYIVAERGLTRVALEATTAQFESDVLYAVNQAINLIAMRPRHANFNVGNRLLEDE